Proteins from one Pongo abelii isolate AG06213 chromosome 19, NHGRI_mPonAbe1-v2.0_pri, whole genome shotgun sequence genomic window:
- the LOC134760535 gene encoding uncharacterized protein LOC134760535 isoform X3, with protein sequence MPGLEMGQPGWRNHRQSPGKQSGIPSSGLTGWCSGTSPDARSRKGPTMMTKPQAETWGTSAASQPQACQDGVRVSAWVMWLVVNRFRRGSTLGL encoded by the exons atgccaggactTGAAATGGGCCAACCAGGATGGCGAAACCACAGGCAGAGTCCGGGGAAGCAGAGCGGCATCCCATCCTCAGGCCTGACCGGATGGTGTtcgg GAAcatctccggatgccaggagtcgcaaagggccgaccatgATGACGAAACCACAGGCAGAGACCTGGGGAACCAGcgcggcatcccagcctcaggcctgccaggacggtgttcgg gtctctgcctgggtcatgtggctggttgtcaatcgttttcgccgcggTTCCACTTTGGGTCTGTGA
- the LOC134760535 gene encoding uncharacterized protein LOC134760535 isoform X1, translating to MAKPQAESGEAERHPILRPDRMVFGNISGCQESQRADHDDETTGRDLGNQRGIPASGLPGRCSGESPQKSCPRDLEDRSACVSLGCFLIQGSFSQRAEPRSLRSCVGVYASVPLLYDCVCVCTCVCVCVCVSPILSSLCLSLSVGFFLSLCHCVCVCSRLRVTSEECALCAKKRLLDFWPVFHEPLFRSLPGSCGWLSIVFAAVPLWVCEGLDHVRRCVGPGAIEISSPS from the exons ATGGCGAAACCACAGGCAGAGTCCGGGGAAGCAGAGCGGCATCCCATCCTCAGGCCTGACCGGATGGTGTtcgg GAAcatctccggatgccaggagtcgcaaagggccgaccatgATGACGAAACCACAGGCAGAGACCTGGGGAACCAGcgcggcatcccagcctcaggcctgccaggacggtgttcgggtgagtctccccaaaagtcctgTCCCCgtgatctcgaggacaggtcggcctgcgtgtcGCTAGGCTGCTTTCTCATCCAAGGGTCGTTCTCGcagagagcagaaccccgcagcctcaggagTTGCGTGGGGGTGTATGCTTCTGTGCCACTGCtgtatgactgtgtgtgtgtgtgtacttgtgtgtgtgtgtgtgtgtgcgtgtctcccatcctctcttctctctgtctctcactctctgtgggcttctttctctctctctgtcattgtgtgtgtgtgtgttcccgtCTGCGAGTGACTTCGGAAGAATGTGCCCTGTGCGCCAAAAAGCGACTTCTTGATTTTTGGCCTGTCTTTCATGAGCCTCTTTTTaggtctctgcctgggtcatgtggctggttgtcaatcgttttcgccgcggTTCCACTTTGGGTCTGTGAAGGCCTTGACCACGTGAGGAGATGCGttggtcccggagcaattgaaatctcatccccatcctga
- the LOC134760535 gene encoding protein FAM27L-like isoform X2, with product MAKPQAESGEAERHPILRPDRMVFGFVKAWTHEEMRLSRSNWTIIPILSSFFSRIKMMTLQPRTKAPQELIVLQERSRPTSEKMAVSFHGSSLRNEAIPRYSLEEEAGNGRWQQSLSL from the exons ATGGCGAAACCACAGGCAGAGTCCGGGGAAGCAGAGCGGCATCCCATCCTCAGGCCTGACCGGATGGTGTtcgg GTTTGTGAAGGCCTGGACACATGAGGAGATGCGTTTGTCCCGGAGCAATTGGACTATCATCCCCATCCTTAGCAGCTTCTTTTCCAGGATCAAGATGatgacactccagcctaggaCAAAGGCCCCACAGGAGCTCATTGTCCTGCAGGAGAGGAGCAGACCCACGTCAGAGAAGATggctgtatcttttcacggctcttctctgagaaatgaagccataCCACGATACAGTCTTGAagaggaagccgggaatgggagatggcagcAATCCCTGTCCCTGtga
- the LOC134760535 gene encoding uncharacterized protein LOC134760535 isoform X4: MAKPQAESGEAERHPILRPDRMVFGNISGCQESQRADHDDETTGRDLGNQRGIPASGLPGRCSGLCLGHVAGCQSFSPRFHFGSVKALTT, translated from the exons ATGGCGAAACCACAGGCAGAGTCCGGGGAAGCAGAGCGGCATCCCATCCTCAGGCCTGACCGGATGGTGTtcgg GAAcatctccggatgccaggagtcgcaaagggccgaccatgATGACGAAACCACAGGCAGAGACCTGGGGAACCAGcgcggcatcccagcctcaggcctgccaggacggtgttcgg gtctctgcctgggtcatgtggctggttgtcaatcgttttcgccgcggTTCCACTTTGGGTCTGTGAAGGCCTTGACCACGTGA